TTCTTTGTAGATTCAAAGAAGTATAATGTGGAGGCAGCAGAGATGTTTGATTAAGTCACCTCTTCAGTGAGCAAATTTTGTCCAGCCCTGGTTCTGCCCTTAATGACAGCTGAAATACCAAGGAAGGCAAAATCAGGGCTGTACTGTCCAAATAgctatttaaataatttgacTTTGGTATTGCACCTGTGAGTGTTCTGTGGGAATAACCTTTTCCCATCAGGCTGTAGAGCAGTGTTTGtgggtgggcagagcagcagctgtgttttGTTCCAGGGCTACCACGTATTACCTGGCAGACCGGCGCTATGACATGCTGCCCTCCGTGCTCAGCGCTGACCTGTGCTCCCTCCTCAGCGGCGTGGACAGGTAGGGCTTGGGAGATGTTCTcagcagggacacttccacaAGTCATTTTGCATTATTACTGGGAGAACTGTGTACATTAAAAGTTACCTTTCACTTCTACCACAGGTAGGGTGAATTTTGTAGACCTTTTTATATCAATTTACAGGCTCAGTTGGCTGCTGGCATGAGGATATGCAAGGCTGGCATGAGGACATTCAGGGTACAGAGATGTTCATTGTGGATGCATCTGactaatgaaataaaaatggataaaaataacTATCACAGTGTAGCTCTGCTCTAACATAAAGGAGACCTTATACCTTAGAGGTACTGTGCTTCAGCAGATGAATTGAAGATACTGCTGTGTAGCTCATTTCAGTTGTGATGCATGAGACTGAAAGGCAAATGCATTATTCAGTGGTGTAGTTGCTGAGCACTGgtttcatgaagaaaaaaaaaatgatgctTCCACAACCAGAATTAAATCTATAAATTTCTAAGAGTTGAATGTGCTTGCAATGGGAGTTTAGGTCTACCAGAACTGTTCCAGAACTCTGTGGTGTTGTCTTTAAGATACGCCGTGAGCGTCTtgtgggagctggagaaggaatcGTTCGAGACGCTGAGGGTTCAGTACACCAGAACCCTGATCCGCTCTGCCTACAAGCTGGAGTATGAGACAGCCCAGGGACTGTTGGATGGGGACACCAGTGTCGTGGGGGACATCCTGGAGCTGAAAGGCCTGGATGAAGGAGCGAGGCAGCAGAAGCTGGCTGAGCTGGTTTGGGCCATATCCAAGCTCACCGACATAGCGCGACACGTCCGGGCCAAGCGGGACCGCTGCGGCGCGCTGGAGCTGGAGGGGATCGAGATCCGAGTGCAGCTGGATGACAAACGGAACATCCATGACCTCATCCCCAAGCAGCCGCTGGAAGTGCACGAGACGGTGGCGGAATGCATGATCCTGGCCAACCACTGGGTGGCGAAAAGGATTTCCGAGGATTTCCCCCACCAAGCTCTGCTGCGGCAGCACCCTCCACCACGCCAGGAATTCTTCACTGAGCTTCGGGAGTGTGCCAGTGCCAAAGGCTTCTCAATAGACACACGGTAGCTTTTATTACTAAAGTTCTGTAATTGATGTTAAGCAATTAACTGTTTGGCCATGGTATTGTTAAACAATTCCAGCTCTGAGTATCAATGTTAAGGGACACTGCATAGCAGTTCTTAAAAGGAGTTCTATCAGAACCTTTCTGATGATGTTCTGACCAGGAGAAGCtgcctgcattctgctgggtGTAATCCAAATGGCAGTGGCTGATTAATTTTAGACATACCCAGACAAAACATTTGTTCAGTCACTGTGCGGTGGTCAAGCTCTGCAGTGGCCTTGTTTGCACTGTATTTCCTGTGTAAGAGAGTACTGATTTAAATTCGGTGAATTCTGTGCAATGTAGTCATTTTAAATGACTCAAAATAATTCATAATTACTTGGGCAAGATAAGATGAGAAGGCCATGGTAAAGGGCATCAGTTGCAGCAGACAACTGAGTGAAAACTGGGatttttctaaacattttcTTAGAGCAGAGCTGTTACTAAATTGCATTTAGAGTTTCAGTATCACTCTGCTTgccattttttttattaataactaTTAACATCTGTGTGGGTTTTATGCTGTTGTTAACTGTGAGCCATTATAACCAGGGCTGGTGTCATTTTCTTTGGAATTAACACCTTTTTGCCAGGTCTAACAAGGCTTTGGCCGAGTCCCTGGACAGAGCAAACGACCCCTCGGACCCCATTGTGAACAAACTGCTGCGCTCCATGGCCACCCACGCCATGTCCAATGCCCTCTACTTCTCAACTGGCTCTTGTCCCGAGGAGCAGTTTCATCACTATGGTATCTGGCCACTTTCCTGCCGTTCTGTGATTTCTGAACTGTTGGGGGAGGCTTTGACTGCTCATCTGTGTTCCTCTCtcttggcagggctggccctggagAAGTACACTCACTTCACTTCTCCCATCAGGAGATACGCTGACATCGTTGTGCACAGGCTGCTGATGGCAGCGACCCTGAGGGGAACCATGGGGGATGTGAAGGATAACATCATCAGCAACAAGGACCTGGAGGAATTGTGCAGACACATCAATAACAGGAACCGGGTAAGGGTGTCCTTCTGGGAGTCTCCATGGTGCCCTAGGGAATGGGGTACCACTCCTGACTGTGGCTTTTGTGAATTAAGAGCATCACTTTACTTTTATTTGTAGTGCTTTGAGGTTTTTCTAAATATCAGTTTTCTTCTGAGAGTGGTAGTAAAAGTGTTCATACTTCATTTACACTGCAGGTAGGATTTTGTTTTAGATGTAATTTTTCTTGGGGACAGGTAAGAGATTAAATAATGGGCAAAAGCAGCTGTGGAAGTCAAAGGCAGAGATGCTTGTTGGAATATTTACGTAGGTTTTtgtccgtgtgtgtgtgtggggtgcTCACAGGCAGCCCAGCGTGCTCAGAAGCAGTCCACAGAGCTCTTCCAGTGCATGTACTTCCGAGACAGGAGCGCCGAGAGCGACGAGCGCTGCGTGGCCGACGGGGTCATCTACTCCATCCGCACCAACGGCGTGCTGGTCTTCGTGCCACGGTGAGcccggggctgggagggacacctgctgctgctggagtgccGGGAGGGCacggcctggcacagctcactTCACACCTGGCATCTCCAGCATTCCACGGGGCTGGCTTAAGAGCCTCCCCAGCCAGAAAAGGCTGGTGCCTTACAGAGAACCCAGGGCAAACACGCTGCTGCTCTAAAAGGAGCTCTTAAGGAGCTTCTTTTAaaatggagaactgtctcctcaCCGTCTGGCTGGAAAAACCTGTAAAGCTGCTCTTCTCCCATCACTGATCCATTCCAGGCCCCACCCAGCACTAAGATAATGGATCACTGACTATTTCACTTCTGCTACGCTGCTGTCAAAACATTTCAGTCACTGTCTCCATGCTGTTTTCATGTCTGGGTTTCTTTAACACCACCTATCCTGTTCCTGAGGCAGGATTATCAGCCGGCTGCCGTGCCTGCCCCTTCCTGTTGCTTTTCTACAATCCCAGCCAGCCTGTGGGATTCAAAGCTAAGAGACCTGAAAATGGTTAGAacagcttctctctgctcttctgtAGGTATGGAATCAAAGGTGCAGCctacatgaaaaacaaagagGGCTTGGTCATCTCCTGCcaaggggctgggagctgccagtggaagcctggatcCCTCCATCGCTCTCAGCATAAAATCACCTCCACTACAGCTGCTGGAGACTCGATGACCTTGAGCCTTTTCGATCACATCACAGTGAGTATCTCAtctgaggagaggaaaggaaatggcACCATCAGAAATTTGAACACAGTATTGCTTTGCAGGTGAGAATCCTTGTGCAGAGTTCCCGCTGCCACGCTGAAACCATCAAGCTGGAGATCATCAGGAACGCACCGCACCACACTGCGGACACCGAGGCTGCCCACAAGAGCCTCCACGTGGTGAAGTCTGACCTGGTGAAGGAAGTCAGCCAGTCTGCAGAGGAGGCCCAGCGTGCCCAGGACGGAGCCAGGCTGGAAGTGATGGATGAGGAGTCCCTGGAGTTCTGCCAGACCAAGGGGCCCAGCCTGtaccagctgctggaggagatccgggagctggcactgctggatgtGACAGAGGACATCAGGACTTGAACTGGGACCTgcccccagctgctgggctgtcccactCCTGTTCACTGTGCACAAGTGCTTGGGGATCTTTAAAAAAGCAGTTTATTTAGATATTCAAGAGTCCTTTCAGTAAGAAGctaaatgtatattttaaataaggATTATTTTTATCTGATTATGAGTATGGATGagttatgaaaatattttatacctGATAAAGCTAATATTTCAGACTAAAGACAGTGTGATGTGAATTCTTTCAAAAGTCATTCCAAAAATTACTTTGCCTATGTTGTCCACAAATTAAGTTCTTAAAACCTAAATACTTCCTTCTTCCCTACAAGGATAGAAAAAGCAAATTCCTTCATGAAGTAACACCTGTTGCCCTGAGGGTAGTGGCTTAATTCAGTGTGTAGAAATTCAGTCATTTTTACCCCTTTATTAGAAGGGGTGATTCCTCTTGAatctaaaaagagaaaagctgttgTGTAAGGAAAACCAGGACTCTGAGAATGAAGCAGAGGCTCAAGCAGAGCAGGATCAGGAGAAGGAAGGTCTCATTCCCTGAGGGGAGGTGCTTGtctggggagagaaggggaagTGTGGGAGCCCCGGCCTTGTAGCAGCCTCATACAAGAATTTCAGGTTTGATAATAGCTTCcattttatatgaaaaatatataagTAATGGataagcagttaaaaaaaaaacagtaccCCCGTTAAAAGacctcttaaaaaaacccaaacacaccTTTAATAGCAACCTAATCCATTAACATCCCAGTTCATTAAGATAAATTATAAACTCTATTCAAATAGGTCCAAAAACTCAAACATTTCCTAGAAAACGTTTTGGGAGGTGGAAAAGATGGCTCAAGTGCAGCTGAAGAACTTTGTTCTGTTTCCTGGTatatggagctgctcctctgcagcttccAGGGAAGAGTTCTGTCCTTCAGTGCTGCCATGGGAAACACTTCCCTGAAGCTTCTGGAGTGCCAAGAGCCAGCAACGTTTCAGTATAATGACAGTACTTAAAGCAGGGGGGTCTTTTGGTCAAGAAAGGCATTCACGGTGTGGGGAGCTACTGCTCTTCCCTGGCACGTCCCAATTCATCATCTCCATCTTCTTCTGTGGGAGCATCCTTGGCTGCAGGAACCTGAGTGTCTTCAGTGAGGTCAGGGGGATCCTGAGCAACTGGGCTGTCAAACTCCTCTTCTGAATAACTGCTGGGGAGctctgttgggaaaaaaaagaaaaaccatgaGCAGATAAGATACCATTGCTGTGTTCAACTGATGCTTCCATCACCAGAATCCCAGGCTGTGGCAAAGGCAGCTCAGAGATAAGAGTTGCACTTCACCAGAGACAAAGCTGTCACAGCTTGGTACAAGCACCAGGGAGTTTAGCTGCAGGAAAACTGTTGAAATGTGAGAGTTGCACATTGCAGCACTTCCTAGGAAAGCCATCAGGGCcgtgagcagcagctcaggcccctgccctccctgttcCCACAGCAATGGGGTCCTTACCCTGGTGCTGGGACTGGCTGAGGCCCTGCAGCCGCGCCTGCCTCCGCTCCAGGGCCAGCTGCCGGTTCTTCTTCATccgctcctgctgctcctccgtCAGACTCGGCCCAGGCAGGGAAATCAGCTCCTCTGCACTGCCACAGTGGGGATGTGCATCTTCAGCAGCTGCATCCAGCCCATTGCTTGccccttctccttctgcttAAAAAggaggggtggcacagggaagaGGGGCAGAATCAACACTTTAAATCCACAGAGATCCACAACACATCAGTCAAGAGAATATTCTGAAAGCATTTCTGTGTTCGATATTTTGTATTGACAGCTGAAGCTCATtccataatttaattttaatgggAAATTTTCTGCCTAGGCCCACATCCCCAATATTCAAAGGGCACAAGTGCTCAGAGCTCACACACACAACAATCAATGCCTGAGTgcagaggcacagctctgtgtacTGAGTTAGCAACATCAGCTTGAAGGGTCAAAAGGGACAGGAAATCCAGGCAATCCTTAGGGCCAGGTCATTTTCCTCCCAACACTACTAATAAAACAGTCCTTTAGAAAGTGGCAGGAGTCCTACAGGAATTCCAACCTTTCAAGGCCAGGCTGTATGACACTAATTGAACGTGAggatggcaggggatggaacaggatgggttttaaggtcccttcccacccacacCAATCCAAAATTCTGTGAATCAGAAGTCTGAACACATTGAGTACTCAGTTCTGAATTCAGTGTGCTCTATTACAGAGATATTTACTCATCTGCCAGCACTCAAACATGCAAAGTGGAGGCAGTTCAGCCAGACAAACTTCACCcacccacagagcagcagagcacccAAGGCCTCTGCACCACTTTAAGCCCGTGAATAGAAAGGAGAGCTGACAAAAAGGTTGGGTTGTTAATACAacagcccagcctgaggctgtaTTTCACACAGTCCCCCAGGTGAGAGCAGCTGGGctccctgcaggctggcagggcagtgtgTGGAACCATCGCACAGAACAATCGCATCTCTCTGCGGACGCTGTCGGCAGGAACCACTCGTGTTGCTGTCCGTggctgcctctggctgcagtgcagctctcacactgcagcagcagggaaggcagcCACGTGTCACCACTGCCCCGAGGGCACCCCAAAGCCCAGGCCAGCTGTTTGCACTCACAACTGATCCACACCACCACTCCCAagcactgcctgggctggaggctgaggTTCACGTGGAGACAAATGGGACAGTGGGCAGATAATGCTCTCAAGAGAGACTGACAGTAGAAATGCAAAACCCTGCACAGATCCTTAGGAATGACAATGAAATTCCCTCCTTTCTGCTGCTAAAGTTTCTTACAAACTACCATGTGAATTCTACTTcgtctttaattaaaaaactgGTTTTGTCTAATTTCTATCTGATTGGAAGAGACTCTTGCCTTAGGTCCTCGGTGCTGGGTTTTGATCCTCCTGGCAGAAGGAAttctcccagagctgtgtgccagCTCTGACAGACACAGCAGTGCCCCCAGCATGAGCAGGCACTCTGCCTATGAGGGCCACCAGCCCCTGACTGCACTGCAACTCCTCACACAATAATCAGCATGAGTTGGTGATTCTTGCTTTAACAGGATCCAAGAGCTCTCCAGACTGCACTCATGTGAGAGTGCAACACAAACCTGTGTGCTCAGTAATTGCacgtttaggggttttttggaaGAATATTTCTAACAGTGCTGGTTAATcccattttctatttcctttcagCAGACCAtgcaattttatttacttttacaCATATATGGTCAAGTACCAGTTCAGTTGTGTCATCATAAGACTCACAGACGCCTGGTTTTAAAGCAGAGACCTCTCAACAATTTCTTCTACACTGGAAAAGCCTATCATGATCATTCACTTCTGGGCAGTaggaagggaaataaataatcttAAGCATTGAAGAACTGAACAAATAGCAAagagagcataccttcactattTTTGAAGTCTTCATGTAAAATAGGAAGATCAAGTCTAATCCGCTTGAGGCAGGTCTGCAGGTGGGACATTAAAAGACTGGTGTTTCATCTGCAGCAGGTTTTTATGTTCAACTTTGGGAGCATGGGAAAACCACAGCAATTTTACACTTTGTTActctgaaaaaatattctcaCTTCATGTCTATTTGACACACAGACCTTCAGTGCTGGGATCATCTTCCCAGTCCTTCACCTATCACCCAGCCAGGTGAAGCTGAATTCTTTATCAGTCGTCTTTTGCAGGTTCAAACATtaaaaatcaaccaaacaaaagcCAAAGCCCTAACCAGTTCCAGCTGGTTAAGCAACTTGGCTGTGGTTAAAGATGGCCTGAAAATGCTGAAGCCAATTCTCTGGAGGattatttcaaataaagaaaGGTTGTATctaaatataaacataaatacTAGACAAAGCTCTAAATTGagagaaatttatttaaataacattGCACTTCTGAGCAGTATGCACAACCTAAATCCTCTTTTGCTGCATAATTGATCCCCTAGACCTACCTCTTGCACTATTCCAAACACCATGAAGAGCTGACAGAAATACATACCTGAacttcctttttgtttcccaAGGACTCCACTACGTCAATAAAATCCTCAAACTGCAGTTTTGGGAACAGTCTGTGAGCCCAGTGCTCCATGTGTTGGATCAGAGTCTTCAGGTcctctgcctggagcaggaaagACAACACCCAGCTGCTAAAGCTGACAGAGAGGGGAGACTGCAGAGGGCAATGGGGCAGCAGTTCCTGAACACATGGAGCATCTGCAGCCTGACAGTCTCTGCAAAACGTCAGCAGAACCAACGTGGGGGgaacctttccttcctcctcccacagccATGTCAGTGGAGGCTCAGGCTGTGAGAACAGCACTGACACAAGTCCAGGGGAGCATCTGCATATCCTGTAAAACATCTGCTCTTACACAGGTCCTGAAGCACTGTCCTTAAACAACCAGGGCTGACTCAGGCTGAAATAAATCCACAGGGGCACAGCTGACACTGCTCCTGATGTTTAGAATGCAGATACATCAAATTAGGCTGATCTAGGAAAGGTTTTTGCACGTTTCAGCACTACTGCCCAGTTCCTGGGTGCTCCAGTGGTAATGAGAACACAAACCAGAGATGCACAGGTGTTCTTGAAGTGTGCCaggagaatcatggaattgtttgggttggaaaagtcCTCAAAGATCACCGAgtccagccacagcccagcactgccaaagccaCCAGTAAaacatgtccccaagtgtcacattTGGAGGTCTTTTAAATCTCTCTGGAGATGCTGActccacagcacaggctgcccagggctggacaaCACTGCTGGTGAAGAAATCTCCCCTAACAACCAACCTAAATCTCCCTTAGCACAAcatgaggctgtttcctcttgtcctactgTTTGctgcttgggagaagagaccgaCCCTCCCCTGTCTACAACCAACTCTAGAATGGTATGTAAAGGAAAGTAAGCTCTGCATGTTGAAGTGCACCCAAAACAATAAGAAAGCTTGTAGAGGAAGTCCTGCTTTCTCTTTGCTCAAGTGCTGTgtcacacttttttttaaaaaccttggGATTCAAAACCCTGCTAGTATGGACAATACAAGAGTCACAGATGGGATATTCTACTTTTAGAGTTGAGGAAAAGTATTCTATCAtcaaaatatggatttttttttaaagcatttcatgtttgttttaaaatttgcagCTCCAAACTCCATCAGGGCTTGTCAGGTACTGCTGGAAAACTGGCCAGCAAGAGTCCTATCAATGCTCCCCATATCACATGGACAGCACTCCAGCAAACCTACATTCACCTcccaggaaacaaaacaaagctcaccAGCTCTTACCTCGTGCCCTTTGCCCTTGAACTTGACGTTGTCAAACATGTGTCTCAGAGCTGGGAGCCCTCTTTCTGAAGTTAACCTGGGAATAGGAAATGGGGGAGTTATTTGATACCCACTTTCTTCTTTCAAttaacaagtaaaaaaaaaaaaaaaaaaacaaacaaagaaaaaacactcACTTTGCTTGAAACAACCTAAAGCTTGGATTCTTTCTGTTGATTATAAAGAACTCACACCAGTTTTAGAGGTACCTTAATAATTTTCTCCCACAGCCCTACATCAAACTTAGCACACAAAGAAATATTCTGTATAAAGTTACCTTTGGGCATCTAATCTAGGCCTTGGTCTTTTTACTGCCTTTTGTGTGGTCACAGCAGAATCCTTTGGTTGGGACTGCTGGTTTCCATCTGGAtctggagaagaaaacagcatcaTTTAAGTATTCAAACAATTGCCATCATCTAGGATTGTATTGTGTACATTTTAAGTTTCTACTCATATTTCTGATAAGTGCATTGAGAGTGCATCCAATACTTTTATCTCTTCGAAAAGCCAAGTCATAAAGAGTAAACTATAGATCACTGCTGTACAATTATTTGTAGAAACATTTTGTCAGAAGAGCTAGAGTTTAATGAAGATTCCTTTCTGCACAAATTTCCATGGATTCcacaaaaataaagttttccCACAAGCTGGAAAGCATCTCGTGATTAACAATTTAAATTTACAGTTTGTTTTCCGCCTATTTTAATGCACCGAAGTCCAACACCACTAATTTCGACTGCACAGCATTAGAATGGGACTTTTAGGGGTCCCGGGTGCTCACCTCCATTAGCCTGAGCCCACTCTGCATCGTCTCTCCCCGGAGAGGCGGGAGGTGGAAGAGGTGGGAATGTTTCGTCTTCTGTGTTCTCATAATCAGGAAGATCAAACAAGTTGTTCTCTAAAGGATCTAGCATTGCCACAAAGAagcctttttcccctcctgcagaaaacaacaaaagcgTTTAAAGAGCAGCAGCGAGGCTGCCACAGAAGCGGATAAACGTCAATTATATACAACATGTACAGCTTTTTCAGGAAAAGGTCTGCCAACCAGATCGTCATACAAATTAAACAGCAGATACCATACAGAGGATAACACAACCCAGCCTTGCTGAGCCGAATAAAACAAGGGTTTGTGATGTTCCAACTCGTCAAGTTACTTGGGAGTGGCAGGAATTAACCAAAATAAGTGGATTGCTGACCACAGCGCTCATCCATGGAGCCGCGTGGCACTCACATCCCCCACCAAAGCCTCGGGGGGTGGAGTGGCAATTCCCCAAATTTACAGCGCGCTCACCTACTCCGAAACGCGCTCTGGAGGAGGAGCAGTCCCCTTTCCCGGCTGCTCCAGTGCAGCTGACCCAGAGCCCCCGGCCGGAGCGGGCTGGGCTGAGGCGGCGGCAGGAATGGTTCGGTTCCTCTGTTTCAGGAGCGGTCTCTGGAGCGGGGCTGGCCTGAGGCGATGGCAGCTGAGGCGGTGGCAGGAatggctctgtccctctgtctcaGGAGCGCTCTCCGGAGCGGCCCCGGGCTGAGGCAGTAGCAGGCGCAGCtctgtttctctgcttctccGCTTCAGGAGCGGCTccggccggagcggggccgggctgaggggccggggccgcc
The sequence above is a segment of the Molothrus aeneus isolate 106 chromosome 13, BPBGC_Maene_1.0, whole genome shotgun sequence genome. Coding sequences within it:
- the TIPIN gene encoding TIMELESS-interacting protein isoform X1, encoding MLDPLENNLFDLPDYENTEDETFPPLPPPASPGRDDAEWAQANGDPDGNQQSQPKDSAVTTQKAVKRPRPRLDAQRLTSERGLPALRHMFDNVKFKGKGHEAEDLKTLIQHMEHWAHRLFPKLQFEDFIDVVESLGNKKEVQTCLKRIRLDLPILHEDFKNSEAEGEGASNGLDAAAEDAHPHCGSAEELISLPGPSLTEEQQERMKKNRQLALERRQARLQGLSQSQHQELPSSYSEEEFDSPVAQDPPDLTEDTQVPAAKDAPTEEDGDDELGRAREEQ
- the TIPIN gene encoding TIMELESS-interacting protein isoform X2; the encoded protein is MLDPLENNLFDLPDYENTEDETFPPLPPPASPGRDDAEWAQANGDPDGNQQSQPKDSAVTTQKAVKRPRPRLDAQRLTSERGLPALRHMFDNVKFKGKGHEAEDLKTLIQHMEHWAHRLFPKLQFEDFIDVVESLGNKKEVQTCLKRIRLDLPILHEDFKNSEEGEGASNGLDAAAEDAHPHCGSAEELISLPGPSLTEEQQERMKKNRQLALERRQARLQGLSQSQHQELPSSYSEEEFDSPVAQDPPDLTEDTQVPAAKDAPTEEDGDDELGRAREEQ
- the DIS3L gene encoding DIS3-like exonuclease 1, with the translated sequence MLRTEKVLQLRGQQGRTVRVVREHYLRPDVPCRSALCRSAQCRAACARDGKLLSDDVTHYVVPDCKVVQEYLEILEFPELKGIIFMQTACQAVQHQKGRRQYNKLRNLLKDPRHDCTVFANEFHQHCYLPREKGESMEKWQTRNIYNAAAWYHNHCLGQMPVVMVTEDEDAIRQYGNETEGVFVISFKNYLDNFWPDLKAAHELFDSIVQARRERESESQENHGKEYPEHLPVEVLEAGIKSGRYLQGALNVNKHRAQLEAFVRLQGAGSKDTELQSDILIYGTKARNRAIHGDVVVVELLPVHEWKGRTVALCENETEDKAPADTTGDPMPTGKVVGIIQKNWRDYVVTFPSKEESQSQGRNAQKVLVTPWDYRIPKIRISTQQAEALQEYRVVVRIDSWESTSLYPNGHFVRVLGRIGDLEGEIAAILVENSICAAPFSEIQMSEMPVSSPKNPWKVSPEEVKKRLDLRDTHLIFSIDPKGCEDVDDALSVRTLPNGNLELGVHIADVTHFVAANSYTDVEARARATTYYLADRRYDMLPSVLSADLCSLLSGVDRYAVSVLWELEKESFETLRVQYTRTLIRSAYKLEYETAQGLLDGDTSVVGDILELKGLDEGARQQKLAELVWAISKLTDIARHVRAKRDRCGALELEGIEIRVQLDDKRNIHDLIPKQPLEVHETVAECMILANHWVAKRISEDFPHQALLRQHPPPRQEFFTELRECASAKGFSIDTRSNKALAESLDRANDPSDPIVNKLLRSMATHAMSNALYFSTGSCPEEQFHHYGLALEKYTHFTSPIRRYADIVVHRLLMAATLRGTMGDVKDNIISNKDLEELCRHINNRNRAAQRAQKQSTELFQCMYFRDRSAESDERCVADGVIYSIRTNGVLVFVPRYGIKGAAYMKNKEGLVISCQGAGSCQWKPGSLHRSQHKITSTTAAGDSMTLSLFDHITVRILVQSSRCHAETIKLEIIRNAPHHTADTEAAHKSLHVVKSDLVKEVSQSAEEAQRAQDGARLEVMDEESLEFCQTKGPSLYQLLEEIRELALLDVTEDIRT